In Pantoea cypripedii, the DNA window GGAGCGAAGAAAAGCCAACCCTTGTGCTCCGTCCGAGTGGTTCTTTCTGAATTATTTACGTAAATTAGAGGAAGAAGGCACGTTCAGCCAACTTATCTGTCGCGCCGTCTCTGCTAGAATCGGCGATTATTTTTTGGCTTACCTGCAGCGCTACCAGTGCAATTTGCTGCAACAAAAGGAATGCAAATGAAAAAACTGCTCCCACTTTTTATTGGATTGAGCCTGGGCGGTTTCAGCCTTGCCAGCCAGGCAGAGAACCTGCTGCAGGTGTATCAACAGGCGCGTTTAAGCAACCCGACTTTACGCTCTGCTGCTGCCGACCGCGATGCTGCTTTTGAGAAAATTAACGAAGCGCGCAGTCCTTTACTGCCGCAGTTAGGCCTTGGCGCAGATTATACCTATAACAACGGCTACCGCGACAGCAGCGGCCTTCATTCCAACACGACCAGCGCATCACTGCAATTAACCCAAACGATTTTCGATATGTCGAAATGGCGTGCGCTGACGTTGCAGGAAAAAACTGCCGGTATTCAGGATGTCACCTATCAGGTTGCTCAGCAGGATCTGATCCTGAACACCGCCACCGCTTACTTCAATGTGCTGAATGCCATTGATACGCTTTCTTATACAGAAGCACAGAAACAGTCGATCTACCGCGAACTGGATCAAACCACACAGCGCTTCAACGTGGGCTTAGTGGCGATCACCGACGTGCAGAACGCCCGTGCTCAATACGACAGCGTGCTGGCCAGTGAAGTTACCGCGCGTAACAACCTCGACAACATGGTTGAAGCGCTGCGCCAAATCACCGGTATGGATTACCTGTCTCTGGCGGAACTGAATATTGATCGTTTCAAAACGACCCGCCCGGATGCCGTGAATACATTGCTGAAAGAAGCTGAAAGCCGCAACCTGAGCCTGTTGTCCGCACGTCTGAGCCAGGATCTGGCTCGCGAGCAGATTCGCTCCGCAGAATCTGGCCATATGCCGACGCTGGATTTAACCGCCTCAACCGGCCTGTC includes these proteins:
- the tolC gene encoding outer membrane channel protein TolC, producing the protein MKKLLPLFIGLSLGGFSLASQAENLLQVYQQARLSNPTLRSAAADRDAAFEKINEARSPLLPQLGLGADYTYNNGYRDSSGLHSNTTSASLQLTQTIFDMSKWRALTLQEKTAGIQDVTYQVAQQDLILNTATAYFNVLNAIDTLSYTEAQKQSIYRELDQTTQRFNVGLVAITDVQNARAQYDSVLASEVTARNNLDNMVEALRQITGMDYLSLAELNIDRFKTTRPDAVNTLLKEAESRNLSLLSARLSQDLAREQIRSAESGHMPTLDLTASTGLSNSKYGGSRANQSSSTSDSITGSNQVGLSFSLPLYSGGSVTSQVKQAQYSFVSASEQLEGAHRSAIQTVRSSFNNVNASISSIDAYKQAVVSSQSSLDAMEAGYQVGTRTIVDVLDATTTLYNAKQQLADARYNYMINQLNIKYALGTLNEQDLQLLNAQLGKETSTSPEAVAPENTQQASRVDNGPKASSAAPAAAKARPAAARTSSNPFSN